The following coding sequences are from one Granulicella arctica window:
- a CDS encoding DinB family protein, protein MSTPSLTGEDLLAWNNATAERWKSLLSANPMLLQLPCDIYKKSSTVGQLLQHIVAAELRYAERLIDAPVTDYANIPYTTTDEIFATHTRAVSILNELLANASFDWDHEIEFTTLTAGRRCATRRAVFHHALLHSIRHYAQLATLARQHGLSPGPLDFLITNSHPAE, encoded by the coding sequence ATGAGCACCCCATCACTTACCGGCGAAGATCTCCTCGCCTGGAACAACGCCACGGCGGAAAGATGGAAGTCTCTACTCTCCGCCAACCCCATGCTGCTCCAGCTTCCATGCGACATCTATAAGAAGTCCTCAACAGTCGGACAGCTCCTACAACACATCGTCGCGGCAGAGTTGCGCTACGCCGAACGCCTGATCGATGCACCCGTCACCGACTACGCCAACATCCCGTACACCACCACCGACGAGATCTTCGCCACCCACACCCGCGCCGTCAGCATCCTAAACGAGCTTCTCGCAAACGCATCCTTCGATTGGGACCACGAGATCGAGTTCACGACTCTTACCGCCGGTCGTCGCTGTGCCACACGCAGAGCAGTCTTCCACCACGCGCTCCTGCACAGCATCCGTCACTACGCGCAACTCGCGACCCTCGCACGTCAGCACGGCCTCAGCCCAGGCCCACTCGACTTCCTCATTACCAACTCTCACCCGGCTGAATAA
- the ilvC gene encoding ketol-acid reductoisomerase produces MAKAYHDADADLSLIQAKKVAIIGYGSQGHAHALNLKDSGVDVRVGLRADSPNADRARKAGLEVGTVAEVSKWADVIMNLTPDQTAAKVYHAEIEPNMKPNVTLMFAHGFNIRFRTIQPPATVDISLVAPKSPGHRVREVFTEGGGVPGLVAVEQDASGNALALALSYAKGIGCTRAGVLETTFTEETETDLFGEQAVLCGGTSALVKAGFETLVEAGYQPELAYFEVLHELKLIVDLMYRGGLEYMRHSISDTAEWGDYEVGKRIVTAETKKAMKAVLNEIQDGTFAKKFIAENETGRHEFARIRKEEAAHQIEKVGADLRKSMPFLDPVKVENGAVVKA; encoded by the coding sequence ATGGCAAAGGCATACCACGACGCAGACGCAGACCTCTCCCTTATCCAGGCAAAGAAAGTCGCCATCATCGGCTACGGCTCGCAGGGCCACGCCCACGCTCTCAACCTGAAGGACTCGGGCGTCGACGTCCGTGTCGGTCTCCGCGCTGACTCCCCCAACGCCGACCGCGCCCGCAAGGCTGGCCTCGAGGTAGGCACCGTTGCCGAAGTCTCCAAGTGGGCCGACGTCATCATGAACCTGACCCCCGACCAGACCGCAGCTAAGGTCTACCATGCCGAGATCGAGCCCAACATGAAGCCCAACGTGACCCTCATGTTCGCCCACGGCTTCAACATCCGCTTCCGCACCATCCAGCCGCCGGCCACCGTCGACATCTCCCTCGTCGCCCCCAAGTCCCCCGGCCACCGCGTCCGTGAGGTCTTCACCGAAGGCGGCGGCGTACCTGGCCTCGTAGCTGTTGAACAGGACGCATCGGGCAACGCCCTCGCGCTCGCGCTCAGCTACGCCAAGGGCATCGGCTGCACCCGCGCCGGTGTACTCGAGACCACCTTCACCGAAGAGACCGAAACCGACCTCTTCGGCGAGCAGGCCGTTCTCTGCGGCGGCACCAGCGCCCTCGTCAAGGCTGGCTTTGAGACCCTCGTCGAGGCTGGCTACCAGCCCGAGCTCGCCTACTTCGAAGTCCTCCATGAGCTCAAGCTCATCGTCGACCTCATGTATCGCGGCGGCCTCGAGTACATGCGCCACTCCATCTCCGATACCGCCGAATGGGGCGACTACGAAGTCGGCAAGCGCATCGTCACCGCCGAGACCAAGAAGGCCATGAAGGCCGTCCTCAACGAGATTCAGGACGGCACCTTCGCGAAGAAGTTCATCGCGGAGAACGAAACCGGCCGTCACGAGTTCGCTCGCATCCGCAAGGAAGAAGCTGCTCACCAGATCGAAAAGGTCGGTGCCGACCTCCGCAAGTCCATGCCCTTCCTCGATCCCGTCAAGGTCGAGAACGGCGCCGTCGTCAAGGCATAA
- the topA gene encoding type I DNA topoisomerase, translating into MAKSLVIVESPAKAKTINKYLGSEYIVEASIGHIMDLPKNDIGVELLKRTFEPTLIVSPGKEKIVDRLKKLAAKADMVYLAPDPDREGEAIAAHLSMQLLPMMKDKSKIRRVTFNEITQKAVKAAFLNARDVDENLVDAQQTRRVLDRLVGYQISPLLWDKVRRGLSAGRVQTVALRLIVERELEINNFKPVEYWTIDADLNPGKGAQEFTARMVGIEGTPIRVANGVDKEGKELFLANALPDKEAVDEVVGQLEKATWTVRGVEKKERRRNPQAPYTTSKLQQDAAGRLGFNVRRTMGVAQRLYEGVEIGSEGTVGLITYMRTDSTRVSPDAILEAREYIGKLGAAYLPKTANEYAGKKKEVQAQDAHEAIRPTNVRFTPESIRRYLSDEQFRLYRLIWQRFVSSQMTPAVFDQTTVDVAAKAKHTYDFRVSGSVLKFEGFLKFEEEDKRARAAAKDKASKEEQAVVDKLAGQAAQQEGDGEKEDAEKRLPELSQGQVLGLTKLDPQQKATEPPPRYNEASLVKVLEERGIGRPSTYASIINTIQDRDYVKKIGAKFVPTEIGTVVTGLLVKNFPYIFDPLYTAKLEGELDAVEDGEERWTDLLNGFYDHFEKELLVAGDNMEDIKRMEHATNEICEKCGSPLILKWGKFGSFYSCSNFTRTKPVTIALGPWKKDPKAVIKKVTTAFGFPMTIKAMVEDVTNFEEEVADVKAMTHAVNEATKFGKKIIAEPFSCDFTKENFAAKPDLSAPGADEAPEEEFCDNCGRQMVLKNGPWGPFMSCPGYSEDPPCKTIRKLTQKVQQKPPVQLEEACPKCGKPLLQRDGQYGEFIACSGYPKCKYVKQELLEVKCPKDGGDIAVRKTKRGDTFYGCVNYPKCDFASNLKLVNQHCPKCDSAYVLEVTNAKGTFLVCPNNHDSLPKRRPKKGAPVEEPTHAPCSYEKEIAGPAPVIEVSRPDPEKTRAVVESVA; encoded by the coding sequence ATGGCAAAGTCACTTGTGATCGTGGAATCGCCGGCGAAGGCGAAGACGATCAATAAATATCTCGGCAGTGAGTACATCGTGGAGGCCTCGATTGGCCACATTATGGACCTGCCCAAGAACGATATTGGCGTGGAGCTGTTGAAGCGGACGTTCGAGCCGACACTGATTGTGTCGCCGGGCAAGGAGAAGATTGTCGATCGGCTGAAGAAGCTGGCGGCGAAGGCGGACATGGTGTATCTGGCGCCTGACCCGGATCGCGAAGGCGAGGCGATTGCCGCGCACCTGTCGATGCAGCTGCTGCCAATGATGAAGGACAAGTCGAAGATTCGGCGGGTGACCTTCAACGAGATTACACAGAAGGCGGTGAAGGCGGCGTTCCTGAATGCGCGGGATGTCGATGAGAATCTGGTGGACGCGCAGCAGACGCGTCGCGTGCTGGACCGGCTGGTGGGGTATCAGATTTCGCCGCTGCTGTGGGACAAGGTGCGGCGCGGGCTTTCGGCGGGGCGTGTGCAGACGGTGGCGTTGCGCCTGATCGTCGAGCGCGAGCTGGAGATCAACAACTTCAAGCCGGTGGAGTACTGGACGATCGATGCGGACCTGAACCCCGGCAAAGGGGCGCAGGAGTTTACGGCGCGGATGGTCGGGATCGAAGGCACGCCGATCCGCGTGGCGAATGGTGTGGACAAGGAAGGCAAGGAGCTGTTCCTTGCGAATGCGCTGCCGGATAAAGAGGCGGTCGACGAGGTTGTCGGCCAGCTTGAGAAGGCGACGTGGACGGTGCGCGGCGTTGAGAAGAAGGAGCGGCGGCGTAATCCGCAGGCACCGTATACGACGAGCAAGCTACAGCAGGATGCTGCTGGTCGACTTGGCTTCAATGTGCGCAGGACGATGGGTGTGGCGCAGCGGCTGTATGAGGGCGTCGAGATCGGCAGTGAGGGGACGGTCGGGTTGATTACGTACATGCGTACGGATTCGACGCGTGTGAGCCCGGATGCGATTTTGGAGGCTCGGGAGTACATCGGGAAGCTGGGCGCGGCGTATCTGCCGAAGACGGCGAACGAGTATGCGGGCAAGAAGAAGGAAGTGCAGGCGCAGGACGCGCATGAGGCGATTCGTCCCACGAATGTGCGGTTTACGCCGGAGTCGATTCGGCGGTATCTGTCGGACGAGCAGTTTCGGCTGTACCGGCTGATCTGGCAGCGATTTGTGTCGAGCCAGATGACACCGGCGGTCTTCGATCAGACTACGGTGGATGTGGCTGCGAAGGCGAAGCACACCTATGACTTTCGTGTGAGCGGCAGTGTGCTGAAGTTTGAAGGCTTCCTGAAGTTTGAGGAAGAGGACAAGCGGGCGCGGGCTGCGGCGAAGGATAAGGCGAGCAAGGAAGAGCAGGCCGTCGTCGATAAGCTGGCTGGACAGGCCGCGCAGCAGGAGGGCGATGGCGAGAAGGAAGATGCCGAGAAGCGTCTTCCGGAGCTAAGCCAGGGGCAGGTGCTCGGGCTGACGAAGCTTGATCCGCAGCAGAAGGCGACGGAGCCGCCGCCGCGCTACAACGAGGCGAGTCTGGTGAAGGTGCTGGAGGAGCGCGGAATTGGGCGGCCTTCAACGTATGCGTCCATCATCAATACGATTCAGGATCGCGATTACGTGAAGAAGATCGGCGCGAAGTTTGTGCCGACGGAGATCGGTACTGTTGTGACCGGGCTGCTGGTGAAGAACTTCCCGTACATCTTTGATCCGCTGTACACGGCGAAGCTCGAGGGCGAGCTGGATGCGGTGGAGGATGGCGAGGAGCGCTGGACGGATCTGCTGAACGGCTTCTACGACCACTTCGAGAAGGAGCTTCTCGTTGCGGGCGACAACATGGAAGACATCAAGCGGATGGAGCATGCTACGAACGAGATCTGCGAGAAGTGCGGCAGTCCGCTGATTTTGAAGTGGGGCAAGTTCGGCAGCTTCTACTCGTGCAGCAACTTCACGCGGACGAAGCCGGTGACGATTGCGCTGGGGCCGTGGAAGAAAGATCCGAAGGCGGTCATCAAGAAGGTGACGACGGCGTTCGGCTTTCCGATGACGATCAAGGCGATGGTCGAGGATGTGACGAACTTCGAGGAGGAGGTCGCGGACGTCAAGGCGATGACGCATGCGGTCAACGAGGCGACGAAGTTCGGCAAGAAGATTATTGCGGAGCCGTTTAGCTGCGACTTTACGAAGGAGAACTTTGCAGCGAAGCCGGACCTGAGTGCGCCGGGCGCGGATGAGGCTCCGGAGGAGGAGTTCTGCGATAACTGCGGGCGGCAGATGGTGCTGAAGAATGGACCGTGGGGTCCGTTCATGAGCTGCCCGGGGTATAGCGAGGATCCGCCGTGCAAGACGATCCGCAAGCTGACGCAGAAGGTGCAGCAGAAGCCGCCGGTGCAGCTTGAAGAGGCGTGTCCGAAGTGCGGCAAGCCGTTGTTGCAGCGTGACGGGCAGTACGGCGAGTTTATTGCGTGCTCGGGCTATCCGAAGTGCAAGTACGTGAAGCAGGAGCTGCTTGAGGTGAAGTGTCCGAAGGACGGTGGCGACATTGCCGTGCGGAAGACGAAGCGCGGCGACACGTTCTACGGGTGCGTGAACTATCCGAAGTGCGACTTCGCGAGCAACCTGAAGCTGGTCAACCAGCACTGTCCGAAGTGCGATAGCGCGTATGTGCTTGAGGTGACGAACGCCAAGGGGACCTTCCTGGTGTGTCCGAATAACCACGACTCGCTGCCGAAGCGGCGTCCGAAGAAGGGTGCTCCGGTGGAGGAGCCGACACATGCTCCGTGCAGCTACGAGAAGGAGATTGCGGGGCCTGCACCGGTGATTGAGGTCTCGCGGCCTGACCCCGAAAAGACGCGGGCTGTCGTGGAGAGCGTGGCTTAA
- the ilvN gene encoding acetolactate synthase small subunit: MLHTFVALVSDKPGVLTRVASLFRRLNINIVSLTVGESERAETSRMTIVCEAPEHAAHRIRASLYKLEITVDVDEVGRSEAVIRELCLIKVAAGPSKGSQSRSQIFELAQVFRARVVDLAPESIMLEMTGAASKIEGLLQVLKESGYEILEVSRTGRMAMRRGHHTSRVLKALGTPNGDGPTDSAFPDKLEASEILPNEFEDVHEEEV, encoded by the coding sequence ATGCTCCACACCTTCGTAGCCCTCGTCAGCGACAAACCCGGCGTCCTCACCCGCGTCGCTTCGCTCTTCCGCCGTCTCAACATCAACATCGTCTCCTTGACGGTAGGCGAATCCGAGCGCGCCGAAACCTCCCGCATGACCATCGTCTGCGAGGCCCCCGAGCACGCCGCCCACCGCATCCGCGCCTCGCTCTACAAACTCGAGATCACCGTCGACGTCGACGAAGTAGGCCGCAGCGAAGCCGTCATCCGCGAGCTCTGCCTCATCAAGGTCGCCGCCGGCCCCTCAAAGGGAAGCCAGTCGCGCAGCCAGATCTTCGAACTCGCCCAGGTCTTCCGTGCCCGCGTCGTCGACCTCGCACCCGAGTCCATCATGCTCGAGATGACCGGCGCCGCCAGCAAGATCGAAGGTCTCCTCCAGGTCCTCAAAGAGTCCGGATACGAGATCCTCGAGGTCTCCCGCACCGGCCGCATGGCCATGCGCCGCGGCCACCACACCAGCCGCGTCCTCAAAGCCCTCGGCACTCCCAACGGAGACGGCCCCACCGATTCCGCATTCCCCGACAAACTCGAGGCTAGCGAGATTCTCCCCAACGAATTCGAAGACGTCCACGAAGAAGAGGTCTAA
- a CDS encoding DUF427 domain-containing protein, which produces MAKAVWNGQTLAESETYETVEGNIYFPDESVKREFLKPSSTTSSCPWKGQARYYTILVDGQENPDAAWYYPDPKPAARNVKHHVAFWRGVEVTK; this is translated from the coding sequence ATGGCGAAGGCAGTCTGGAATGGCCAAACGTTGGCCGAAAGTGAGACATACGAGACCGTCGAGGGAAATATTTATTTTCCGGACGAGTCTGTAAAGCGGGAGTTTCTCAAGCCGAGTTCGACGACCTCAAGCTGCCCCTGGAAGGGCCAGGCCCGCTATTACACGATCCTTGTCGATGGGCAGGAGAATCCGGATGCGGCGTGGTACTACCCTGATCCGAAGCCGGCTGCGCGCAATGTGAAGCACCACGTCGCCTTCTGGCGGGGCGTGGAAGTGACCAAGTAA
- the dprA gene encoding DNA-processing protein DprA, protein MRMLEQRSVAARERARLGWMALVLTPGMGAVRTAKAIGRLGAAERVFEASLTELEGAGLPAQSAQFVFDGRAFKAAEDEVKRVAEAGGSFLTPEDEAYPERLREIYDPPAVLWIRGDAGLLARPGIAVVGTRQPSPYGAGMAEMLSRDLANRRLTILSGMARGVDTAAHKGAIEAGGKTVAVWGTGIDVIYPKENKRLAESIVATGGTIVSEYPLGTFPAPQNFPIRNRILSGMSIGVLVIEAAEYSGTRITARCAMEQNRDVYAVPGNVTNKNAWGPNTLIKQGAKLTATWEDVWEDLPSVVRLELEGELAGTGGDESKPAGAASLFNETPMPEHERLVFNRLRHDESMQLDSLIEGLEAELGSAEIFTALFELELAGRVKQLPGKNYVRCF, encoded by the coding sequence ATGAGGATGTTGGAGCAGAGGAGTGTGGCGGCTCGGGAACGGGCGCGTCTGGGATGGATGGCGCTGGTGCTGACGCCGGGGATGGGTGCGGTTCGCACGGCGAAGGCGATTGGTCGGCTGGGTGCGGCGGAGCGGGTGTTCGAGGCGTCGTTGACGGAGCTTGAGGGCGCGGGACTGCCGGCGCAATCGGCGCAGTTCGTGTTCGATGGGCGGGCTTTCAAGGCGGCTGAGGATGAGGTGAAGCGCGTCGCTGAGGCTGGTGGCAGCTTTCTGACGCCGGAGGATGAGGCTTATCCGGAGCGGCTGCGGGAGATCTATGATCCGCCGGCGGTGCTGTGGATTCGCGGGGATGCGGGGTTGTTGGCGCGGCCGGGGATTGCGGTGGTGGGGACGCGGCAGCCCTCGCCGTATGGAGCAGGGATGGCGGAGATGCTGTCGCGGGACCTGGCGAATCGGAGGTTGACGATCTTGAGCGGGATGGCGCGTGGGGTGGATACGGCGGCGCATAAGGGTGCGATTGAGGCAGGGGGGAAGACGGTGGCGGTGTGGGGGACGGGGATCGATGTGATCTACCCGAAGGAGAATAAGCGGCTGGCGGAGAGCATCGTGGCGACGGGCGGGACGATTGTGAGCGAGTACCCGTTGGGGACGTTTCCGGCGCCGCAGAACTTTCCGATCCGTAACAGGATTTTGAGCGGGATGAGCATCGGTGTGCTGGTGATCGAGGCGGCGGAGTACTCCGGCACGCGGATCACGGCGCGGTGCGCGATGGAGCAGAACCGGGATGTGTATGCGGTTCCGGGGAATGTGACGAACAAGAATGCGTGGGGTCCTAACACATTGATAAAGCAGGGGGCTAAGCTGACGGCGACGTGGGAGGATGTGTGGGAGGACCTGCCTTCGGTGGTGCGTCTGGAGCTGGAGGGGGAGCTGGCTGGAACGGGCGGAGATGAATCGAAACCGGCGGGGGCGGCATCTCTATTCAACGAGACGCCAATGCCGGAGCATGAGCGGCTGGTCTTCAACCGGCTGCGGCATGATGAGTCGATGCAGCTCGATTCGCTGATCGAAGGTCTGGAGGCGGAGCTGGGGTCGGCGGAGATCTTTACGGCGCTGTTTGAACTGGAGCTGGCGGGACGGGTGAAGCAGCTTCCGGGTAAGAATTATGTGCGGTGCTTTTGA
- a CDS encoding MFS transporter, giving the protein MKKTRSPIYVTALIAGAFFMENLDGTIIATALPQMAKSFHVGAVNLNIGMTAYLLTLAVFIPISGWVADRFGSRSVFATAITTFTIASLLCGASHTLTQFTLMRILQGIGGAMMVPVGRLIVLRNTPKEDLTQAILYITWPGLTALVVGPPLGGFITTYASWHWIFFLNLPLGILALVLTLLWVENTRTHEVHPFDWLTFLFAGFASTGAVYAMEKLGGEGAHWQLSAILLGLSAISGVLAILVARRKPATSLIDLESLKLKTYSLSIFGASSFRIAVSVLPFLLPLMFQIAFGLNAFVSGLYLLALFAGDLSMKSIVIQILRRFGFRRILIVNGVITAGSIALCATLSPSTHPIVILAILFFHGATRSMEFTCMTTLAYTEIPAERMSRANGFLSAVMQLSMGMGVAVGAVTLRLVAHAHGHSATTPQLRDFHLAILIISILALAPVFDSLGLDPSAGSATSGHRQPELEVNPA; this is encoded by the coding sequence ATGAAGAAGACCCGTTCCCCCATCTACGTCACCGCCCTCATCGCGGGAGCCTTCTTTATGGAAAACCTCGACGGCACCATCATCGCCACCGCGCTCCCTCAGATGGCAAAGAGCTTCCACGTCGGCGCCGTTAACCTCAACATCGGCATGACCGCCTACCTGCTCACCCTCGCTGTCTTCATCCCGATCAGCGGCTGGGTAGCCGACCGCTTCGGCTCACGCTCCGTCTTCGCCACCGCCATCACCACCTTCACCATCGCTTCACTGCTCTGCGGAGCCTCGCACACCCTCACGCAGTTCACGCTCATGCGTATTCTGCAAGGTATCGGCGGGGCCATGATGGTTCCCGTCGGCCGCCTCATCGTCCTCCGCAACACGCCCAAGGAAGACCTCACCCAGGCCATCCTCTACATCACCTGGCCCGGCCTCACCGCCCTCGTCGTCGGCCCACCGCTCGGCGGCTTCATCACCACCTACGCCAGTTGGCATTGGATCTTCTTCCTCAACCTGCCCCTCGGCATCCTCGCGCTTGTCCTCACCCTGCTCTGGGTCGAAAACACCCGCACCCACGAGGTCCACCCCTTCGACTGGCTCACCTTCCTCTTCGCCGGCTTCGCCTCCACCGGCGCCGTCTATGCGATGGAGAAGCTCGGCGGCGAGGGCGCTCACTGGCAGCTCTCCGCCATCCTCCTCGGCCTCAGCGCGATCAGCGGAGTCCTCGCCATCCTTGTTGCCCGCCGCAAGCCCGCTACCTCCCTCATCGACCTCGAATCCCTCAAGCTCAAGACCTACTCCCTCTCCATCTTCGGCGCGAGCTCCTTCCGCATCGCCGTCTCCGTCCTGCCCTTTCTTCTGCCGCTCATGTTCCAGATCGCCTTCGGCCTCAACGCCTTCGTCTCCGGCCTCTACCTGCTCGCGCTCTTTGCAGGCGACCTCAGCATGAAGTCCATCGTCATCCAGATCCTTCGCCGCTTCGGCTTCCGTCGCATCCTCATCGTCAACGGAGTCATCACCGCAGGCTCGATCGCCCTGTGCGCTACGCTCAGCCCCTCCACCCACCCCATCGTCATCCTCGCCATCCTCTTCTTCCATGGAGCAACCCGCTCCATGGAGTTCACCTGCATGACCACCCTCGCCTACACCGAGATCCCCGCCGAGCGCATGTCCCGCGCCAACGGCTTCCTCTCCGCCGTCATGCAGCTCTCCATGGGCATGGGCGTCGCCGTCGGAGCCGTGACCCTGCGCCTCGTCGCCCACGCCCACGGCCACTCCGCGACCACCCCACAACTACGCGACTTCCACCTCGCCATCCTCATCATCTCGATCCTCGCCCTCGCCCCAGTCTTCGACAGCCTCGGCCTCGACCCCTCCGCCGGCTCCGCCACCAGTGGCCATCGCCAGCCCGAACTCGAAGTCAACCCCGCCTAG
- a CDS encoding sensor histidine kinase has product MATTSQIPLSEQARPYLVPMVPAVPTPLAETVAALHTITQLEGLTEDEYTWLATHGTERIGGEGALIFREGEPTAHLVFILQGEIHVRRRNSGPLALFIGRAGQMTGLLPFSRMKNYGGDGYTIGPAWVLDIHKDLFPAMLLAIPSMGQRCVSVLLDRVREVTRMEQQAEKLSSLGKLAANLAHELNNPASAAQRSAASLFGELREYGEQKYRLGKLCLSDEESERYRNWVTNARTRMAAYSPESVAPQSPLSGSDREDDLLRWLEAHNIPSPWKIAPSLAETRMPIQILDELVAAVRPEVLPAALATVAGSLRVERMAETVVDSTVRIFDLISAIKDYSYMDQAPIQDIDLAQSLDNTLSMFGSRLAHITVETDYDTTLPAISAYGSELNQVWTALIDNALDAMQGHGTLRLTTRLTGQMAYVEVWDTGPGIDPELRSRIFEPFFTTKAPGRGLGLGLDTAQRIVSKHSGFLTVESRPNATCFQVRIPLDRAQAY; this is encoded by the coding sequence ATGGCGACTACATCTCAAATCCCGCTCTCAGAACAGGCCAGGCCCTACCTCGTGCCCATGGTTCCGGCTGTTCCCACGCCGTTGGCGGAGACCGTAGCCGCCCTCCACACCATCACGCAGCTCGAGGGCCTCACCGAAGACGAGTACACCTGGCTCGCCACCCACGGCACCGAGCGCATAGGCGGCGAAGGTGCGCTCATCTTCCGCGAAGGCGAACCAACCGCCCACCTCGTCTTCATCCTTCAGGGAGAGATCCACGTTCGCCGCCGCAACTCCGGCCCGCTCGCCCTCTTCATAGGCCGCGCCGGCCAGATGACCGGCCTGCTGCCCTTCTCTCGCATGAAGAACTACGGCGGCGACGGCTACACCATAGGCCCAGCCTGGGTCCTCGACATCCACAAGGATCTCTTCCCCGCCATGCTACTGGCCATCCCATCCATGGGACAGCGCTGCGTCTCCGTCCTGCTCGACCGCGTTCGCGAGGTCACCCGCATGGAGCAGCAGGCCGAGAAGCTCTCCTCCCTCGGCAAACTCGCCGCCAACCTCGCCCATGAGCTCAACAATCCCGCGTCGGCGGCGCAACGCTCGGCGGCCAGCCTCTTCGGCGAGCTCCGCGAGTACGGCGAGCAGAAGTACCGCCTCGGCAAGCTCTGTCTCTCCGATGAAGAGTCCGAGCGCTATCGCAATTGGGTCACCAACGCCCGCACCCGCATGGCTGCCTACTCACCTGAATCAGTCGCACCCCAAAGCCCGCTGAGCGGCAGTGACCGCGAAGACGATCTCCTCCGTTGGCTCGAAGCCCACAACATTCCATCGCCCTGGAAGATCGCCCCCTCGCTCGCCGAGACCCGTATGCCGATCCAGATCCTCGACGAGCTCGTCGCAGCCGTCCGCCCCGAGGTTCTTCCCGCCGCCCTCGCTACCGTAGCCGGATCGCTCCGCGTCGAGCGTATGGCCGAGACCGTCGTCGACTCCACGGTCCGCATCTTCGACCTCATCAGCGCCATCAAGGACTACTCCTACATGGATCAGGCGCCGATCCAGGACATCGATCTCGCCCAGTCGCTCGACAATACGCTCTCCATGTTCGGCTCACGGCTGGCCCACATCACCGTCGAAACCGATTACGACACCACACTGCCCGCCATCAGTGCCTACGGCAGCGAACTCAACCAGGTATGGACCGCTCTCATTGATAATGCGCTGGACGCCATGCAAGGCCACGGCACACTCCGACTCACCACCCGGCTGACCGGGCAGATGGCCTATGTCGAGGTCTGGGATACCGGCCCCGGCATCGATCCTGAGCTACGATCCCGCATCTTTGAGCCGTTCTTCACCACCAAGGCCCCCGGCCGGGGACTAGGTCTTGGACTCGACACCGCCCAGCGCATCGTCTCCAAGCACTCCGGCTTCCTGACCGTAGAGTCAAGGCCAAACGCAACCTGCTTCCAGGTCCGCATTCCGCTCGACCGCGCACAAGCTTACTGA